The Tripterygium wilfordii isolate XIE 37 chromosome 21, ASM1340144v1, whole genome shotgun sequence genome segment AACAGAGTACTCTGCTTTAAGAATGAAGCTTGCAAACCTACctattttcttcaaaatacttTCGTTACTTGAATTTGTATCACTTTGATGACCGGGAAAATTTGGTAGCAAGCAAGCTATAAAGATTAGCACACACAGAGTAGAAGCAATGCCGGTGAAAAGGTAGAGACCCCAGAAGCTGTGGAGGCTCAGACTCTCAATATCCTCGGCTGTTCCGTTGGTTGAGCACCCGGACACGGGCTTAAACCAGGTTTCTTCCAACTCCTTAAATTTTCCATTCTCTGATAGCTGTAGAATGGCCCTGGAAACATCGGTGGCTATCGGGGACCCTTTCTGGAATACCTGCAAAGACAAAGTGAAGTGAGAAAAATCTGTTTTCTGTTTATATGAACATGTGATGTCTAAGTTGCAATGAAAACAACTTTACTTACAAAGGCTAAACCTCCAAATCGATAATTGTCTGTAACGATAGTGTATTTTTTGCAGTTCTGACTCATGAATATTCTTGCATAGGGCTGCTCAAGAAAGGCTGCACTGATGTTCTTGCTGTCAAGCTGTTCTGCATAGTCGTCATCACCCGTAAAGGTATTGATGTTATCTTTGTTGATTTTGAGTACTTGttgcaaataattttttatgaatgATTCACTATCACTGCCTACTTTTACACCACGTATGTTGGATTCAAAACTTGGCTCCAGTTTATTTACAGTAAGCAGTGAAGAAAGACTAGCTGTATAGCTTGAGGTTAAGACAAACACAACTCCCATCCACACCACTACCACCACTCTGGTGAAGTTGCTTTTAACATTCTCCTCTGCAAAGAAATACATAGCACTATAAATGCTTGAATACATATAGCAAAGTAATATTATAGCTGGATTAATATTTCTGATAGTACTGATACTTACTCTGAGCAAAGAACAAAGTAGAAGAAGTGAACCAAAGTGCAGTGCTAATCTGATTCTTCCGGGTGCGTCCGTATTCTTCTTCATTGGATCGGGCCTCCAAGAACCAAACAATCAATGTTGTGTAAATAAAAATGCCAGCAGTCATCAACCACATTTCCAAGGAGAATGGCTTCAAAAATATCCAGTTTGACTCAACCTCAGCTGGAACTATCATTGACAACCCGGACTCCATATATGGCTGTGTAAACTCCACGATTAGCGATCTGTTCGCCAATATGGTTATGTCACCAACAGCAGCATCATATTTCTGCCACACAAGAGATAAATATCATCAAATcaacatcaaaagaaaattaaaccaTTAGAAAAGTCTATTCATTGAGAAACCATTAGAAAAGTCTTGCAGAACAGGTTCCAGAGACTATTCCATGAGAAAATTTCTAATCATGTGAAACTTAGTTGTAACTGTAACTTGAGAGGATCAAGTCATTACCTTGTTATAGACATCAAGAACTAGTTCATCATATGTTCCATTGTGAGTCACAAACTCATATGGTAGTTCACCAATCACCTGCTCGAATAATTTAATGCAGAAACCATCATATTTTGTCTCCCCTGATTCATGACTAGTGCTCACAAATTTATTAAATGAGGTTCTATTTGGTACTCCAATCCTCAAAGGCTTCACATCAGTAGGCATAGCCCATCCTTTCGGAGAGCGTTGTGGATTCCCTGGCCAAATCACTGGACCTGCCAAACCTCCTGTCCGATTAGGAGCTTCACCATTTCCCACTATGACCAGAGTTCCATTGTTCGAAAACCCTAATTTGGGTACCCAGAAGTCTAGTTCCTTATATTTCTTTCCAACCACATTTACAATCTTCAACTCCGGAATATAAGATAGCTGGCCGGAACTGAAATTTATTTTGCCACTCAAACCGGCGAAATTGGTTGACAAAATAGTTTCTAAGAACATTTTTGGACTAGTAGAGTTGGTCATTCTCTTCACGGCCTCTGCAACAGTAGAAATGCTATCATAAGCTCTTAAAGCATGAATTCCTAGctgaaaatcttcttcttccgGATAATTGCCCCAGAAAGTTTTCCGGAATTGAGTCCTCAAGTTTTTGTAAGAGGTACTATTGTCATCATAAGAAGTCTTGATTCCTAAAGCACCTTCCATGGATGATATAACAGAACTGTCAACAGAGTCAAGTAAATCTGTAATAGTGTCTGCGACTATCCACGCCGAGTCTATCCCTACGAGCTCCTTCTTCTTGGCTTCTTCAAACAAATGAGTTGTTGCAGGCAATGATGCCTGAAGAACTATAAAAACCCGAGATTGCACCTTCATCTCCATTAGCTTGATTAGCTCTTCCTGTATAGCTTCTTTTGGATTCGACAGTAAAGAAAATGGTGGAAGAACCAACCGATACTCGATCTCTGAACCATTTTTTCGTAGTGCCTCAGATAAAAGATCTAGCTTGCCAGAACTACCACCATATACGTCGTCTTCATATATAACCACTACTCTTCTCCAGTTGTAGGAATGAACAATGGATGCAATACATCTCATTTGTTCAACACCATCTCCAACCATTCTTACCAAGTAAGGCCATCGAATCGGCATTAATGGTGGTGTTGTGGCTGCTGAAGCCAGAGAAATAACCGGAATTTGTGCTTCACTTCCAATATCAGCCACTAGAACTGCTTGCTCCCATGTCTCCATCCCAATAATCACCTTCACTTTGTTCTGTTTAATCAGATCCTCAGCTgccataaaaagaaaataaatgaatacaatTAGCAGAAATTATTACTACTAAGAGAAAGTATTCATGCCCTTAAATTCTTTGAACTaacaattgaagaaagcaaaaCCAACCTGCAAAAGCAGCTTTGAGGGGTCCTCCTCCCGCGGAGTCCATGACGAAAAGTTCTAGTTTGTTGTCTAAGGAGTTGTTGTTGAAGTTTTGAACTGCGATTTCCATGGCAGTTTTCTCTTCTTTGCCAATACGAGAGCTGACATCAATGATTGCACCGATGGATGTGATTTTGTCGCTGCTATTGGTGGCGGCTTCAGCTCCATGTAAGATGAAGAGACACAAAAGGAAGCAAGCTTTCGAAACCGAATTAACAGAAATGGAAGAGGAAGGTCGAAGTTGGGGATACATTCCGTTAGTTTAGTTATGTTGAATAAGAAATCATGCAAAGAATTGCTGAGGACCAGCATAATACAGTATAGCATATGATGGGAATTTATAAGATATGGTTTGTGTGATAGTGCGTCATGTGTTGAAGAGTAAGAGATGAAGTTGCAGACGTTAGCGCGTAGTTTGTATTGGATTGGTCTACTGGGACCAAATCAAACAATCTATCTGCCTTTGGAGGGTGAAAGTTTATTGAATAGTAGTACAACAGTATGCCTCATTTGTTAGAATTCAACTTCACCATATGGTCTTCAAGAGATCAAATTGGAATGTCAAAGTTAAGGTGGCCGCTACCTGGTCAAAGCAGATGAAGTTTGCACTGCAAAAAACTTCGGCTTGGGAATTCTGTTGTTGATGAATTTTTTAAATAGAGAAATTTAGTGTGAGTTGGAGAATCTTTGTAAATGATACAACTTTTAAGGATATCTTGGTTATTATCTCTGTAAACCAAAAAATACTATTCTTATTGTGAAAACTCTAGAAGTGAATAGTGCGAATACTTATATTAAGAGAATTCGTGTGAGAGAGTTCATCAATGAGTTTTGTCATCGTCACTGGACACTCGTTGACGTAAGCAAGATTGGATGAACCATATAAATCATTTGTCGCTTAGGTGGAATTTatcttgatttgtttttctgatttctctatttttttgcAGTGATCGTGAACACCTTAGGTTGTTTCAGCACAACATTGACATGCTTAAATGTGGAGCTTAATTTATATCCCTTAAAAAGAAAATCCTCTAGAAAAAAATGCATTGATGATATATAGGCCCTATGATTAGATGGGTTAGAAACTTGCAAAGATCGATGTACGTGTCATTTTCACTAGAATAGATCAAAGTCGAATACTTTTTTCAACTTTGAAACATCGTTACCGAAAACTCCTTTGAAACCGATACTACTGCTTAGCCGTGAAGATCGATACCAAATCGGCCGTGTATGGAAGCTCAGTCATTCGAATTCATCAACAAATATCATCGGTTCATAATAGTTATTAAGGCTAGCGCCATGGTCGATGTTGAGACCTATGAAAGGAGAAGAATCGATTGTCGCCTTCGAATCACAAACTCGCTGTCGCCTTCGTTGACGTAGAGGCCTTTAATAGTAATTTGTCAGATTTTCTGGTTTTCTTGTAAATCGTCGGTTCATAGTTTTCTTGTAAACCTCCGATCCAACCTCGAGTCACACAGCTCAACTGCTTATGTGGTATGATTTGAGCAAAAAAAACGTGATGACCGTCGATTTATGATTTTTTCGGTCGGACCAACGGTACGATAGGTTTCAAAAACTATGCATTTTTgcattatgaaaaaaaaatcccgaCACTTCGTTATGAATGCTTTAAATTGATAGGGAAGATGCACAATATGGAGTTCGTCTTTCGGGTGATGGATTCAAGGGCGTACCCAAGGGCCGACACTAAGCCGTAGCCTcctaaaatttatatatatacatatatgtgcttaattttttttataaaaaaaaaatacttaatataataataagaaaCGATACATAACAATAATAACCTTGATATTATACATTccattattgttaatattaaatAACTATCCATAACAacacttatttttttaaaaaaaattagattgcatttgaaatatgacttgtacttatacatttatatattattttatcatgatctttaattagttttcatcaattttaatattatttatgtttAACCTTTTGGGGTTGTTTTATGAGACCAAACATCAAGATACTGTTCATTGATAATATTATTTCAATGAGTTCTATTATGATAAAATAGCCCTGAAATTTTTTCTCTGGGAACGCTATCCCCATACCCCATTAAATTTTTTCCcgcaaatcaaaatattattattttaatattaaaccACCCCATTATTACTTCCTAGCTCAGCCCCTAGATGGTTCGGGGACTACTATATTTGTGCATGGGCTTGTTTTTCCTTGGAAATTAAGGGACAAAATAAATGATGCAGTCTTTGCTAGCTATACCGGTATACtttgaaaacataaaacataaaatttaaatttaaaaaaaaaaacaaaaaacaaatagtGGTTAAAAACAAGAGCAAGCGCAAGTCATATCGTGTAGGAGAAGGCTTATCTTAATGTCTTGTCTTCGTATGGAACATTTTTGTTACTTGGTCAATACTCaatacatatatttatgtacGGTTGTCTTCTACATAATTAGCTTAATTTAGTCTTCTCTTGATAAAAGATTAATTAAGAGCACAATGACCAAGTGATTTTACATAAATACAgaaacgaaaatgacatgtaattcATCAATTTGGTAATCCAATAGGTTTATTCCACTCCTTTATCTCAgaatcattgtccaaaattttttgttttaatatagatttcattattttttaaagcatagcttataattcattgtttttgaaaaaaacaatgaaattaagattcacccgataaaactcatcgataatggatcttgttagaaagaactttatgcactgattctgaatatgtcattttttataaaATCTAACATCtattttgagaattaaaacattttaaaattttgttaagAAACTACTTGGGAtcctataaattataattatatgaGTTACCTAGCACTACTGATACAGAAACCAGTATTTGCAACTCAAATCCCACAAAATTGAATTTTCCAACAATTAATTCTACTTCTAcgcataattaattttaattaacaatcaaattcaacataacacGCATAAATATATACCTACAAGAAATACTGAGAGACAGACACGTCACTGCCTCTCCAAATCTTCAACACACACGTCATCTCCACGACTCTGGACCCTCGATCTATCCCTGCTAAGCATCCTTCTAAACGAGCTTATCCGCGAACCCGACCCATTTTGGTCCATAGGTGGAGCCGACGGTTGGGCCTTGTCTGGGCCCAGTTTATTCTCCTCCGGCTGGACTTTCATGGGCTCCGCCGTGGTCCGACATACTGGACAGGTGGTGTTGGAAGCAAGCCACACATCAATACACTCTACATGAAACATGTGCTTACAATTTGGTAAAAGCCTAACGGGAGTCTCATCGATTATGTTCCCCAAACAAACCGAGCACTCTACGATCGATTCACTGTTTTGATCACTGGTTGACTTGTACGGGAGCCTAGGCAGTGATGCTATGACTGATGGGTTGAGCCCGATCTTGGGTGGGTCGTCGTCCCTGTAATTCGGTACGTCCGGCGCGATTTGAGCGCTTATAAGACGATTGAGCGTGTTACGGCGTTGTCTGATCTCTCGAAGTTGTCGTCGTCGAAGATATCGCGagtagagatgaagcatgacgATGAGGATTGTGATAACCAGTAAGGAAATGATCGATATGATCAAGATCCTACGGCTGGGGCtgaagctgctgctgctgctttgaTCATCATCGTCGGAACTCATGATTGCTTCACCTTTTCCATTTTTTGATTCAGCTCTCTCtcaatatatattaattcaagtgtgtatttgtttatatttcattttcaattttgttgacTTTAGGATGAATGGGCGTACGTAGTAGGTTTTATTTTCAACAAATCTACAAATAATTCCTCTAATTGCGTAACCCCGGAGTTGGTTCTATTAGAAATCTCACTCCATACAATAATTGTCCGTATTGGGTCCATACGGTTTTATTCTATTCTAAACCATCTCATTGAATGGTACTTGAGTCGATAAAAAATGTCTAATGAACATGTAAGGTTCTTGATGGATTTACTTATATAAACTACTCGGTTGAAACTTATTCAACCAATACGATATATATATGAATCATAACGGGTCCATGACATTTTATATAAACACATAGATCTTAGGTTTGAAATATCTCATCAATATTTTGGAGTCACACTCCCTAACGAAATACTAGGAAAGTGCTCAGATTCCACACACGAAAACTCGTAACATGCGGCCTGTGGGGTCCAAACTGCCCTGCATTAGAGAGGTTCCAATGAGGAACACAAAAATCTCCCTCCAATGGCGTTGTTTTGAAAATCAGATTGGGCATCCAAAAGTCATAACTTTTCTTTTGAagtaagaattttattccaaaaggGGGGGAAATACAATTAGGTGGATCACATCCTACATATTTCCAAATACCCAACATATCTATCGAATCATAGAAGGTTACTTATTTTCTACTTAATTTATATATAGGGCTCTACTTCTACATGGACCCACGAGGGGGCCCACATGACACAACATCAACATGTAAAACACCCATAATATATAGTTTCTTTTTGTTAGATTACCTAATACAAATACAGCTTGATCGTTAGAAGACTTGATTGTTAGAAGACAAACGTAGAATATTAAAACCATTTCATACGTTAGAAAAGTGGATGGGATGGCTAAATATTAATTTGGTCCTCAAGCCAATTTTCTAAAGCATGCATGACTTTAGGTCATGATCATATCATAATAGAGTTGATTTTCCTTTAATTTCAAGCCCCTTTCACACGTTATCCAATGTTAGAGGTGGAAGACATTTCGCCATTATCATCATGTAATCCTGATAATGTTAGTTGAAAAAACAAGGCTTGACCGTTATTTAAGTGAGTCCACAAAAATTTGAGGATTGACCTTGAAAATTGGGGTTAAGCCCAATACTTCTATCTATTTTACAGGTCCATCAAGATCGGGGTTCACGATCCACTAATCGCCCATGTGATACATTAGGCAGCCTGACACCATCAGTGTGTCCTCCTGACTCCTAACTTGTTTGTTTCTCATCTTTTCACTATTTTATAAATCTTGTTTTATCACTTTGTAAAG includes the following:
- the LOC119989461 gene encoding glutamate receptor 2.7-like; translated protein: MYPQLRPSSSISVNSVSKACFLLCLFILHGAEAATNSSDKITSIGAIIDVSSRIGKEEKTAMEIAVQNFNNNSLDNKLELFVMDSAGGGPLKAAFAAEDLIKQNKVKVIIGMETWEQAVLVADIGSEAQIPVISLASAATTPPLMPIRWPYLVRMVGDGVEQMRCIASIVHSYNWRRVVVIYEDDVYGGSSGKLDLLSEALRKNGSEIEYRLVLPPFSLLSNPKEAIQEELIKLMEMKVQSRVFIVLQASLPATTHLFEEAKKKELVGIDSAWIVADTITDLLDSVDSSVISSMEGALGIKTSYDDNSTSYKNLRTQFRKTFWGNYPEEEDFQLGIHALRAYDSISTVAEAVKRMTNSTSPKMFLETILSTNFAGLSGKINFSSGQLSYIPELKIVNVVGKKYKELDFWVPKLGFSNNGTLVIVGNGEAPNRTGGLAGPVIWPGNPQRSPKGWAMPTDVKPLRIGVPNRTSFNKFVSTSHESGETKYDGFCIKLFEQVIGELPYEFVTHNGTYDELVLDVYNKKYDAAVGDITILANRSLIVEFTQPYMESGLSMIVPAEVESNWIFLKPFSLEMWLMTAGIFIYTTLIVWFLEARSNEEEYGRTRKNQISTALWFTSSTLFFAQKENVKSNFTRVVVVVWMGVVFVLTSSYTASLSSLLTVNKLEPSFESNIRGVKVGSDSESFIKNYLQQVLKINKDNINTFTGDDDYAEQLDSKNISAAFLEQPYARIFMSQNCKKYTIVTDNYRFGGLAFVFQKGSPIATDVSRAILQLSENGKFKELEETWFKPVSGCSTNGTAEDIESLSLHSFWGLYLFTGIASTLCVLIFIACLLPNFPGHQSDTNSSNESILKKIGRFASFILKAEYSVTPRTDAAPGQALDQAPDTTECNSKISEYASSNGSAQNNKLSLPAELQMLQISRT
- the LOC119989449 gene encoding RING-H2 finger protein ATL40-like produces the protein MSSDDDDQSSSSSFSPSRRILIISIISLLVITILIVMLHLYSRYLRRRQLREIRQRRNTLNRLISAQIAPDVPNYRDDDPPKIGLNPSVIASLPRLPYKSTSDQNSESIVECSVCLGNIIDETPVRLLPNCKHMFHVECIDVWLASNTTCPVCRTTAEPMKVQPEENKLGPDKAQPSAPPMDQNGSGSRISSFRRMLSRDRSRVQSRGDDVCVEDLERQ